A genomic window from Populus alba chromosome 19, ASM523922v2, whole genome shotgun sequence includes:
- the LOC140954137 gene encoding uncharacterized protein isoform X2, whose amino-acid sequence MCSFWAARLHTFPVNLMAYIPPHKRHSKDVRRAAPIPETLQPQFQRNMNLRASTSRKTKSGKIVDADTTIYKWFAVGLDEDGQFPPYIHLEPISFEYIERKTGEKPLVLVNSIVTEEDSKLERTCSRSPWEIIAENLQKELLSSFEILRNEMDDQGSEKLKPELVARMGKIAFRGNYLMGLESVNKIQVEEAILRQLNRSLYTDIPSSYMENIIDGVVPEIGIDFEEEKDVYTVKLSDNTRPDATVLCKCIVLENKKLQLYKVKLNKVRQLVIDVSCLDKNLDLKLMLCSRRILTAPSDEEMNSLRDLINSAVLDSDIKGGLRWPLGKACSGGRYSVIGVWHTVTKAYKSSSFRLKARDGDRYDFRTGTGETTREIYLKLKRIVSEIQASSFIG is encoded by the exons ATGTGTTCTTTTTGGGCAGCCAGGCTACATACGTTTCCTGTAAATTTGATGGCTTACATTCCTCCACACAAGCGGCATTCCAAGGATGTGAGAAGGGCAGCCCCGATTCCAGAGACACtgcaacctcaatttcaaagaaATATGAATTTGAGAGCATCCACTTCCCGTAAAACAAAGAGTGGAAAGATTGTTGATGCAGACACTACCATATATAAATGGTTTGCTGTTGGCTTGGACGAAGATGGCCAGTTTCCTCCTTACATCCATCTCGAGCCGATTTCCTTTGAATATATTGAGCGTAAAACGGGAGAAAAGCCTCTGGTCTTGGTGAATAGCATTGTAACTGAAG AGGATAGCAAACTGGAAAGGACTTGCTCCAGAAGTCCATGGGAGATTATAGCGGAAAACTTACAGAAAGAACTGCTCTCTTCTTTCGAAATTTTGAGGAATGAAATGGATGATCAGGGTTCTGAAAAATTAAAGCCAGAATTGGTTGCTCGAATGGGCAAAATCGCTTTTCGTGG GAACTATTTAATGGGACTAGAAAGTGTGAATAAAATTCAGGTTGAAGAAGCCATTTTGAGACAACTCAACAGATCATTGTACACTGATATTCCTTCATCATACATGGAAAATATTATAGATGGAGTGGTCCCAGAGATTGGAATTGATTTTGAAGAGGAGAAAGATGTTTACACTGTAAAG TTGTCTGATAATACACGGCCAGATGCAACTGTTTTATGCAAATGTATTGtgctggaaaataaaaaacttcaacTCTACAAG GTTAAGCTAAACAAAGTGCGCCAGCTGGTCATAGATGTATCATGTCTTGATAAGAATCTGGACCTCAAGCTAATGCTTTGCTCCAGGAGGATCTTAACAGCTCCATCT GATGAGGAGATGAATAGCCTTAGAGATCTAATCAATTCTGCAGTTCTAGATTCAGATATAAAGGGTGGATTAAGATGGCCCCTGGGGAAGGCATGTTCTGGTGGTAGATATAGTGTCATTGGGGTTTGGCACACAGTAACCAAAGCCTATAAAAGTTCATCATTTAGGCTTAAAGCAAGAGATGGCGATCGATACGATTTCAGGACTGGAACTGGGGAAACTACAAGGGAGATTTATCTGAAGTTGAAAAGAATTGTTTCAGAAATACAGGCAAGTTCCTTTATTGGTTGA
- the LOC140954137 gene encoding uncharacterized protein isoform X1 yields the protein MCSFWAARLHTFPVNLMAYIPPHKRHSKDVRRAAPIPETLQPQFQRNMNLRASTSRKTKSGKIVDADTTIYKWFAVGLDEDGQFPPYIHLEPISFEYIERKTGEKPLVLVNSIVTEEDSKLERTCSRSPWEIIAENLQKELLSSFEILRNEMDDQGSEKLKPELVARMGKIAFRGNYLMGLESVNKIQVEEAILRQLNRSLYTDIPSSYMENIIDGVVPEIGIDFEEEKDVYTVKLSDNTRPDATVLCKCIVLENKKLQLYKIELNQVRQMVIDVSCLDKNLDLRLLLCFRKILTALTEEEMNNVRDLINSAVLDSDMKGGLRWPLGEEASSGGRYSVIGVWHAVTKAYKSSSFRLKARDADRYNFRTGTGEITREIYLKLKRIVSECRQVPLLVDFSLCLFMLHGLIYDF from the exons ATGTGTTCTTTTTGGGCAGCCAGGCTACATACGTTTCCTGTAAATTTGATGGCTTACATTCCTCCACACAAGCGGCATTCCAAGGATGTGAGAAGGGCAGCCCCGATTCCAGAGACACtgcaacctcaatttcaaagaaATATGAATTTGAGAGCATCCACTTCCCGTAAAACAAAGAGTGGAAAGATTGTTGATGCAGACACTACCATATATAAATGGTTTGCTGTTGGCTTGGACGAAGATGGCCAGTTTCCTCCTTACATCCATCTCGAGCCGATTTCCTTTGAATATATTGAGCGTAAAACGGGAGAAAAGCCTCTGGTCTTGGTGAATAGCATTGTAACTGAAG AGGATAGCAAACTGGAAAGGACTTGCTCCAGAAGTCCATGGGAGATTATAGCGGAAAACTTACAGAAAGAACTGCTCTCTTCTTTCGAAATTTTGAGGAATGAAATGGATGATCAGGGTTCTGAAAAATTAAAGCCAGAATTGGTTGCTCGAATGGGCAAAATCGCTTTTCGTGG GAACTATTTAATGGGACTAGAAAGTGTGAATAAAATTCAGGTTGAAGAAGCCATTTTGAGACAACTCAACAGATCATTGTACACTGATATTCCTTCATCATACATGGAAAATATTATAGATGGAGTGGTCCCAGAGATTGGAATTGATTTTGAAGAGGAGAAAGATGTTTACACTGTAAAG TTGTCTGATAATACACGGCCAGATGCAACTGTTTTATGCAAATGTATTGtgctggaaaataaaaaacttcaacTCTACAAG ATTGAGCTAAACCAAGTGCGTCAGATGGTCATAGATGTATCATGTCTTGATAAGAATCTGGACCTCAGGCTTCTGCTTTGCTTCAGGAAGATCTTAACAGCTCTAACT GAAGAGGAGATGAATAACGTTAGAGATCTGATCAATTCTGCAGTTCTAGATTCAGATATGAAGGGTGGATTAAGATGGCCCCTGGGGGAGGAGGCATCTTCTGGTGGTAGATATAGTGTCATTGGGGTTTGGCACGCAGTAACCAAAGCCTATAAAAGTTCATCATTTAGGCTTAAAGCAAGAGATGCCGATCGATACAATTTTAGGACTGGAACTGGGGAAATTACAAGAGAGATTTATCTGAAGTTGAAAAGAATTGTTTCAGAATGCAGGCAAGTTCCTTTGTTGGTTGACTTTTCCCTATGCCTTTTTATGTTGCATGGGCTCATATACGACTTCTAA